DNA from Triticum aestivum cultivar Chinese Spring chromosome 7D, IWGSC CS RefSeq v2.1, whole genome shotgun sequence:
GTCTAAAATAGGAACATCGTACCTCATTAAACATCCTGGTGAGATGTTTAGTCATGCATCCTAATTTGCAGCATGATTAACTCATTTTTTTCAGATGTAATTAGTTCCATCTCTAAAGGCACTCCTTACTTATTGTCTATCTTCACAATTCGTATGTATATTTATTTTGACGTGTGTGCACGTTTTgcatttcatttttttttcttattttgtgTTCATGTATGGATTCTAACAGAATTTAGACGCTGTTGGGTGCTTAAGTAATATGTCGGAAATGTTTATCTCCACGCATGCATCGCCAAATTGGCTGTGAGCCGTAAGACGAAATGCTTAGTATTTTTGCTCATACAAGAAACTCACTCAGTTCGATTAATTCAGCTCGAATAGAGGTATCTGTAAGACATGGAAGTGTGCATTTTTTCTGCATGTGCTCTCATGTTTATAtccattttctattttttatgcTTTCTTGAAAAAAAATCTAGACCGGAGAGGGATTACTCCCTATAGGTCTTCTTCCAAGTTTGTTTACCCTGTTATTTTTCCCTTTCACATTTTGACTTATTTTTTTGGTGTATTCACTTGGTGTCTTCAGTGGAAAGAAAACAGGATGATGTTTGCACGTCCGTACCGATACACAATCCCCCTAATATATACAAAAAAAAGTTATTGCAGCTAAAAGAGCATCCAAATTGGCGGAACATCATTCCCGCGAAACAATGCATACTGGACGTAACAAGAAAATTAATCAAGAACTACAAATCTGGATGAATCAATTAGCTTGATCCTTGGAATGACGTAGCAGCCCGGTCGAGGACGACTCGGAAGAAACAGTGGCGTTGCCGGTGCTGACCGAAGAAGACCGAACACAACAGGAGCCTGAGCTCTCAATGGAGAAAGACCCGTACGACGCAAGATCCTGTGCAGCCCTGTACATGTGCCGTGGGAGCGTCGGCAGCCTCGCCTCGTCGGACTGCAGGACGTGCATGGCCTGCGCCATGGATGGCCGCTCGCTCCGGTCCGGGTGCGCGCACCAGAGCCCGACGACAAGTACCCGCTCCATCCACCGCTCGTCCGCCTCGTCGCCCCTCAGCCGCTCATCCGCCGCATCAAGGATCACGTCCCTCCCGTACAGGTTCCACACCCAGCTGAGCAGCGTGAAGGAAGTCTCAACGGTCTCGATCACCGGCCGGCGGCCGGAGGCGATCTCCAGGAGGACGACTCCGAAGCTGTACACATCGGACTCGGTGCTGGGCCGACGCGTGTTGACGAACTCCGGATCGATGTACCCAACAGTGCCGAGCACGGCCTTGGTGGTCTGCATTAACCCGGCACCGTGGTCGACGAGCCGAGCCAACCCGAAGTCCCCGAGCTTGGTGCTGAGCGATGAGTCGAGCATGATATTGCTGGGCTTGATGTCGCCGTGGACGATGCACTGCTCCCACTCTTCGTGGAGGTAGCGCAACGCGGATCCCAAGCCGAGGATGATATTGTACCTCTGTGGCCATGTAAGATAGCTGTCGTCGTTGCTGTAGAGGTGCCTGTCTAGGCTGCCCTCCGCAACAAGCTCGTAGACAAGCAGGAGCCCCTTGCGGCTGTCGCACCAGCCCAGCAGCTGGACAAGGTTGCGATGCTTCAGTCTGCTGATGATCCTTACCTGTGCCTCGAACTCCTTCCTCCCCTGGGACGACGACTCTGCCGACAGCACCTTCACCGCCACCGCACGACGTTCCTGGTCACCTCCGATGGCTGCTGCGGGTGTGAGTGTGAGATGTCCCCGGTAAACACTCCCAAAGCCACCTCGCCCGAGCTTCTCCTCCTCCGCGAAGTTGCTCGTTGCGGCGACGAGCTCGTGGTACATGTACCGCTTGGGACCGCCGGCAGCCACACCTCTCTCGAGGCTAGCTCTGTCGACAAACTGTTCTTCGGAGTCGCTACTACTGCCCTCATTTGCTCTTCTTTTCTGGTGTCGCCGCCATCCCAGCACCGCGGCGGCACAGACCAACAAAAAAAGCAGAGGAACTAAGATGGCTAGTAGGATTGGTACCAACTTTTTGTGCTTGCTGATGCTGCTGGTTGGAATTGGAAGAGGAGGTTCGGCAGGTGGAGGTGCTTCCTTCTTTGATCCAAGCGTGGAATTGAATGACCATGACAGTATCTGGTGCAGCTCGGCGACTTCGCCGGTCGCCGCCGAGAAGCCGACGGCGACTTCCTCCGGTAAGTATCTGCTAAGATCGACGGTTGCCTTTACCTGGTACAGGGCATCGTCGATAAGGAGATCAACAGCCAGCATCTTGGAGTCGTTGTGGTACTTCACCGTGGCTTCCATAACATGGGGCGGCAACGTGAGGTTTTTTCCCGGCCAGGTGGTCGTGTCTGTGACCGCCGTTGAATTGAGGGAGTTGACGTCGATGCCGACATGGTTCCCATTGATGTCGGCACATTCCAGATTGGAAAAAGTGTCGAACTCCACCGCGACTATCTGGCTGTCGCCTGTTCCGTTAGCGTACCTGGGGAGGAGGCCAAGGCCGCCGCCCGTGCTGCTGTTGCCCGGGACCTTCGAAGGGAAATGCCCGAGGAAGAAGGCCATCCCATCGCCTGTATTCGGCAGGCTTTCCTTGTGTGGAGTGATTCGGAAGGAGAAGGTGGTGGTGAAGCTAGCCATCTCGCCGGTGGCGTAGCTCCATAGCGGCACCTTGTGCGCGTACCATGCCCGGCCGACGCTGTACTTAATTTCTGAGTCAAGTGTATTTTTTGTGAGCTCGAGGGCTGACGCAGTGGTGTATGCATCGCGGTCGAAGTCGACCGATTTAAGGGCATCGCGGTCGGAGAAGCTGAGGTTGAAGGAGAGCGAGAAGGCCCAGCGCGGCGCATAGAAGAGGCATAGCAGCAACACCAGGAAGACTAGGGTTGTAGGAGTAGGACGACGGCGAGAGCCCATCGTTGTGTTTGGTGTTTTGGTAGTATTTGGGAAGGAGGAAGCGTGAGCCGTATATAAAATAGGGCCGGGGAGAGAAATGTATGCTCGTCGACATTTCGCACCAGCGGACCCGCCGCTGGTCGACTCCACGAGCCCCGTAAAGCCCGCTTGGAAGAATGGGAGCAGCGTAAGTTCTCCCAACTGCAACTGATCAGAGCCTTGTCTAAAAAAGCATGATTAGAGCCCTAATATACCCGGCACAGAGGACACCGGCGGAAAGAAAGTCGATGGTTATCATGACAAGTGGCTTCTCTAAACTGAAAATAGGCAGTGGCTACAAGCGGCTACTTTTCAAATAAGCAAGTGATCAGGAGATTTTTAACAAAATACAGAGTCAAAATTTGAAGTAAGTATAGAAGTTTGAGGGATGTTCTAGATAGCACTTAATCACTCAAAAGTCAAAATGCAAAGTTTTCCCAAAAAATAACTTTTAAAAGATTTTCTAGAGTTGCTCGAACAACAAGAAACCAGCCAGAATATTCAGAGTAGAATTATCAATCAAGCGCGTCATTTAGGAAACGACGGTTCTTATTCTGGACCCGTAAATTTATGCCGGACTGGGTCCGGAAACGCCGAACCAAGCGAGGCTAAGTGTAGAAATATTGACAGTCGTGGGGCCAGGAACGGTCAAATTAATTTGGATCTATATAAAGAGAAGCTGCTCAGTTGTGATCATTTGTGGACCTCTGATTGCTCCCCATGCAGTACGGGTCAAAAGGAACTGGCCCACGCACGTGATAGTTATTATTTCTTCAAAAAATGATAAAAGGCAGTAGTATTAGTAATATTAACTAGCGGAATGgtccgcgcatttgcgcggctagaccgTGGTGTATAAATTTATCTGTTTGTGATTCTTTTCTATGCATGTTCTTTCATTTTATTTTTCAGTATTTATAAGAAAATTATAGCCATTAAAAAAACATGGAATACATGAAAGCATGATTAAACTTTGGTCCAAATATTTCCATCATATAAGTGAACTTTGTTTTTTTGAGGGACCATATGTGTAAACTTATATGTCAAGACTTGGAAGACCAGGAGAATCAGCGTATGTGTCTCGCCATGCAATATACTTTCAGAATATTGTTGCCTCTTTTCTCATCCCTCAACATTTATCTGTTTACCTACTATATATTTAAAAAATGACTGATAAAATATAAAAATTGATTACTTGTACTCGTATCTTGTTATCTGTTTCATCATCTCCCTCGACATTGGACAGACATTGCTTGCGGTTTTACTGACTTATATATGCTTTCACATCTTCTGTCATTAATGTATTTTTCTATACCAGTCTAAACCATTATGATCTGTGATTAGTGTGGAAAATGCTATAAACACTTCTCTCACTGGCATTCTTTAGACCATGTTACTTTTGATGATGCTTATTTCTTGTGCATTTAATTTGAAATTTTAAGTAGAGTAAAAATATTAATTACATACTCGGCATGAGTTCGTCCTTCCTTGTTTGCTAAAAGTATCCACCTTGGTGGCCTAATGTTATTTTTTTCCTTCACATTAGCATTGATGCATCATTCAAATTATATTAAAATATAACAGCCAAAATTCGCACCTCAAGGAAACAAATTAGACTTTGGTCGGCAACCTATGTTTAATTGTATTATTGTTGGCAAACCCATCCATATATTATACCCCCTCAACAAAATACTACCCGAACTGCAACGTTCCCACTGATATATCATTTAGAATAAAAATAGTGTCATTTTGGAATATGCACGATAATGAAACATGATCAAAATTTGGCAGAAATCTATATTGTTTTTTAAGACATCGCCAAGTGACTTCATTTGACTAATGACATTGCGGTTAGCATTCTAACACACAAACGTAACTCATCAGTATAAAATGCTTTATTTTTGTCCTCTTCCTCTATCTGTATAGCCACTATTTGTGTTGCAATTTCCATTACATGGTAGTACAATATAATTCCTCTCTATCTTCCATACCTAGGCTTTTGAAAATTTCCTCTTTCTCTAATTGGTTGTGTCGACTCACCATTGTGTAGCCCGACCATTTAAGGCTAAGTAATTATAGGCGTATATTCACAAGAAATCGATATTGAAATTTTCCTTCTTGCTAAGTCTAGACATAGGTTATTTTTTGTGTCGACTTTGGTCTTCATCAACTTATATTTGAATCAGACCTGAATAAAAATCAAATCCGATTTGCTTTCATCCTTAGACATATGGTTAAATTTTGTATTCATAATAACGGTCATAGCTGGACCTTATATAATGAAAGCTGACAATTTATTAATTATTATTTTGAACTTCCTATATAAATGGTGGTGTATTTTAGTCATCAACCCAAGAACCTGCATGGGCCAGATGAGTTTCtttttaaaattcataattttttaTTAATTATAATTTACAGTCACACAATGGGAAAAAACATGGAGTGGTATAGGTCCTATTTTATATAAGGTCTAACAAATAGAAGTAGTCAACTTttacatcaaaatgtataacatTAGCTGCAACCAATTCTCATTCAAGACCACAACATTCAtgacaccctacccctatgagtacCTTCGAG
Protein-coding regions in this window:
- the LOC123169527 gene encoding L-type lectin-domain containing receptor kinase IX.1-like, encoding MGSRRRPTPTTLVFLVLLLCLFYAPRWAFSLSFNLSFSDRDALKSVDFDRDAYTTASALELTKNTLDSEIKYSVGRAWYAHKVPLWSYATGEMASFTTTFSFRITPHKESLPNTGDGMAFFLGHFPSKVPGNSSTGGGLGLLPRYANGTGDSQIVAVEFDTFSNLECADINGNHVGIDVNSLNSTAVTDTTTWPGKNLTLPPHVMEATVKYHNDSKMLAVDLLIDDALYQVKATVDLSRYLPEEVAVGFSAATGEVAELHQILSWSFNSTLGSKKEAPPPAEPPLPIPTSSISKHKKLVPILLAILVPLLFLLVCAAAVLGWRRHQKRRANEGSSSDSEEQFVDRASLERGVAAGGPKRYMYHELVAATSNFAEEEKLGRGGFGSVYRGHLTLTPAAAIGGDQERRAVAVKVLSAESSSQGRKEFEAQVRIISRLKHRNLVQLLGWCDSRKGLLLVYELVAEGSLDRHLYSNDDSYLTWPQRYNIILGLGSALRYLHEEWEQCIVHGDIKPSNIMLDSSLSTKLGDFGLARLVDHGAGLMQTTKAVLGTVGYIDPEFVNTRRPSTESDVYSFGVVLLEIASGRRPVIETVETSFTLLSWVWNLYGRDVILDAADERLRGDEADERWMERVLVVGLWCAHPDRSERPSMAQAMHVLQSDEARLPTLPRHMYRAAQDLASYGSFSIESSGSCCVRSSSVSTGNATVSSESSSTGLLRHSKDQAN